A single region of the Cherax quadricarinatus isolate ZL_2023a chromosome 11, ASM3850222v1, whole genome shotgun sequence genome encodes:
- the LOC138852536 gene encoding putative defense protein — protein IVAVLLQGLSPADTFKGFFVKAFDSKGSTIGSFVKAPKTIDCDGKASGAHHANPSLKESVTVTWAPPQGYTGTVTFVATVVQTQKVFWINIKSNNVVIN, from the exons attgttgcagtgttgcttcAAGGCTTGAGTCCCGCTGATACCTTTAAGGGTTTCTTTGTGAAGGCCTTCGACTCGAAGGGCAGTACCATAGGTTCCTTCGTGAAGGCTCCCAAGACGATCGATTGTGATGGCAAGGCG TCTGGTGCCCATCACGCTAACCCGTCGCTGAAGGAATCAGTAACAGTGACCTGGGCTCCGCCTCAGGGCTACACAGGGACGGTTACCTTCGT GGCCACTGTGGTACAGACTCAGAAGGTATTCTGGATCAACATTAAATCTAACAACGTTGTTATCAACTGA